The following proteins are encoded in a genomic region of Reichenbachiella sp.:
- a CDS encoding family 20 glycosylhydrolase has translation MKIRYFLTLSLLAFAVVACQEKYVPASYNEGINITPKPLEVKENEGSFFVNEETTFVTGDDERIRKVADFFASKLKKSTGLALQSQSEIKENNFILLTLDSNLSLNEEGYTLNSTNKGVSIKATSPKGIFYGLNTLMQLLPAEAESQSLVKNINWTIPAVEIKDEPRFSWRGFHLDVCRHFISLEEVKKHIDMLSIFKINKFHWHLTEDQGWRIEIKKYPKLTTVGSTRVEADGSAHAGFYTQEEIKEVVAYAAERYIDVIPEIEMPGHALAALSAYPELSCNEGPFTPRIIWGVETDVFCSGKDEVFTFLEDVIEEIIPLFPYEYYHMGGDESPKDRWKTCARCQNRMKKEGLHDEHELQSYFMTRMEKVLKKHDKKMIGWDEILEGGISSSANVMSWRGEEGGIAAANAGNDVIMAPGAWMYLDKYEGDYKIDPVTIGGLLPIKKVYNYEPIPADIDSSKAHHVLGAQTTLWSEYIYEEELSEYRMYPRAIALAELTWTAKDKKDYTDFERRLNNQMVRLDGHDMDYYIPMPEGPTSQIAFIDSAILEFKTPRPVDRMVYTTDGSEPNLDSRVYQEPLVFSTDATLKIASVLPQGKMSRIRTISIEKQELSAAVETKALKQGLVTKTAYGKFLNTSDLEGVMEWQEKPLDSLAQANTTLYWGFVIDENQFRAEVIEGYINIPEDGVYFFSSNQDQVWIDDALVINNDGYVKRFSQNDGSKALAKGLHKLKVIYLNNVYRGWASDWNTIEVQIRKSTHEDFQPITADMTFTNGTAALLTSN, from the coding sequence ATGAAGATTCGTTACTTTTTAACCCTTAGTTTATTAGCCTTTGCAGTAGTAGCTTGCCAGGAAAAATACGTACCTGCATCCTACAATGAAGGAATAAATATTACACCAAAACCGCTCGAAGTCAAGGAAAACGAAGGTTCCTTTTTCGTTAATGAAGAAACCACTTTTGTAACAGGCGATGATGAAAGGATCCGAAAAGTAGCAGATTTTTTTGCATCAAAACTTAAAAAATCCACAGGGCTTGCTCTTCAATCTCAAAGTGAAATCAAGGAAAATAATTTCATCTTATTGACCTTAGACTCTAATTTAAGTCTAAACGAAGAAGGCTATACACTGAATTCAACCAACAAAGGCGTTTCGATAAAAGCTACCTCTCCGAAGGGAATTTTCTACGGATTAAACACCTTGATGCAGCTCTTACCTGCTGAAGCAGAATCACAATCATTGGTAAAGAATATAAACTGGACTATACCAGCAGTAGAAATCAAAGACGAACCTAGATTCTCCTGGCGTGGGTTTCATCTCGATGTTTGTCGTCATTTTATCTCACTAGAAGAGGTGAAAAAGCATATTGATATGCTCTCCATATTTAAGATCAATAAGTTTCACTGGCATTTGACAGAAGATCAGGGTTGGAGAATAGAAATAAAAAAATACCCAAAGCTTACTACTGTTGGCAGTACAAGGGTCGAAGCTGACGGCTCTGCGCACGCTGGTTTCTATACACAAGAAGAGATCAAAGAGGTGGTAGCCTACGCAGCCGAAAGATACATCGATGTGATTCCTGAAATAGAAATGCCTGGTCATGCGTTGGCCGCTTTATCGGCCTACCCAGAGCTCTCATGCAATGAAGGACCCTTCACACCCAGAATCATCTGGGGTGTAGAAACAGACGTATTCTGCTCTGGTAAGGATGAAGTTTTCACTTTCTTAGAAGACGTTATCGAAGAAATCATTCCTCTATTTCCTTATGAATATTACCATATGGGAGGTGATGAATCTCCTAAGGATCGATGGAAGACCTGCGCCAGATGTCAAAACAGAATGAAAAAAGAAGGCTTGCATGACGAACATGAGCTACAAAGCTACTTTATGACAAGAATGGAGAAGGTGCTAAAAAAACACGACAAGAAAATGATCGGTTGGGACGAAATTCTCGAAGGAGGAATCTCTAGTTCTGCCAACGTAATGTCTTGGAGAGGTGAAGAAGGGGGTATAGCTGCTGCCAATGCCGGTAATGACGTAATTATGGCTCCGGGCGCCTGGATGTATTTGGATAAATATGAAGGAGATTACAAAATCGATCCAGTGACCATTGGAGGACTATTGCCCATTAAGAAAGTGTACAATTACGAGCCTATTCCTGCAGACATTGATTCTTCCAAAGCGCACCATGTGCTAGGGGCACAAACCACTCTATGGTCAGAATACATCTACGAAGAAGAACTGTCTGAATACAGAATGTATCCACGGGCCATTGCTTTGGCAGAATTGACATGGACGGCGAAGGACAAAAAAGATTATACAGATTTTGAGCGAAGACTAAACAACCAAATGGTAAGGTTGGACGGTCATGATATGGACTATTATATTCCTATGCCAGAGGGACCAACGTCACAAATTGCATTCATCGACAGTGCCATTCTAGAATTCAAAACCCCTAGACCAGTAGACCGAATGGTTTACACCACAGATGGCAGTGAACCTAACCTTGATTCACGAGTGTATCAGGAGCCTTTAGTGTTCAGCACAGATGCTACACTTAAAATTGCTTCTGTTTTGCCGCAAGGTAAAATGAGCAGAATTAGAACCATCTCAATCGAAAAACAAGAACTATCAGCTGCAGTTGAGACTAAAGCTTTGAAACAAGGATTAGTTACTAAAACAGCCTATGGTAAATTCCTAAACACCAGCGACTTAGAAGGGGTCATGGAATGGCAGGAAAAACCTTTGGACTCATTGGCTCAAGCTAACACAACGTTGTATTGGGGATTTGTTATCGACGAGAATCAATTCAGAGCTGAAGTGATAGAAGGTTACATTAACATTCCTGAGGACGGTGTGTACTTCTTCTCGAGCAATCAAGATCAAGTTTGGATCGATGATGCTTTAGTCATCAACAATGACGGCTATGTGAAACGTTTCTCTCAAAATGACGGTTCTAAAGCCTTGGCCAAAGGATTGCACAAATTGAAAGTCATTTATCTAAACAACGTCTATCGCGGATGGGCCTCAGATTGGAATACTATTGAAGTCCAAATCAGAAAATCTACCCACGAAGATTTTCAACCGATCACAGCAGATATGACTTTCACTAATGGAACCGCGGCCCTATTAACGAGCAACTAA
- a CDS encoding LytTR family DNA-binding domain-containing protein: MGYARERQAFTTIFIIGLVISLVLTVKLAVLNSRYEKPNWDDIYVIWVEYVLFAFAAPVFLKSCRQGGRAKLVLAVLAALSFVFSYLFILTSIDWWVVEQSYSFWSGFEFAILHSGLQVLLVYGLIAVALVLLRVGDTPVSYLKNIKLRDQGLNYVISTDRLIFIEANDNYVNLVTNDGKKHLLRMTLSTLESQLDPLVFQRIHRKFIVNLKAIAFWKADSNGGNLITMIDQTTLKMSKSFRDKIDEITRKR, from the coding sequence ATGGGATACGCCAGAGAACGACAGGCCTTTACTACCATTTTTATTATTGGTTTGGTGATCTCATTAGTGTTGACTGTTAAGTTAGCAGTTTTGAACAGTCGGTATGAAAAGCCAAATTGGGACGATATCTATGTCATTTGGGTTGAGTATGTGCTATTCGCCTTTGCAGCTCCCGTATTTTTAAAAAGTTGTAGACAGGGTGGCAGAGCCAAACTAGTACTCGCGGTACTGGCTGCATTATCATTTGTGTTCTCTTACCTATTTATTTTAACAAGTATTGATTGGTGGGTAGTTGAACAGTCGTATTCTTTTTGGTCAGGGTTTGAATTTGCAATTCTACATTCTGGACTTCAGGTGTTGTTGGTGTATGGACTCATTGCCGTAGCTCTTGTGTTACTGAGAGTTGGAGACACTCCAGTTTCCTATTTGAAAAATATAAAATTAAGAGATCAAGGCCTGAATTATGTAATTAGTACTGATCGGTTAATCTTTATTGAGGCGAATGATAACTATGTGAACCTTGTGACAAATGATGGTAAAAAACACTTGCTTAGAATGACCTTGTCGACGTTAGAATCTCAACTGGATCCTTTAGTTTTTCAGCGAATTCATAGAAAGTTTATTGTTAATCTTAAAGCCATAGCTTTTTGGAAGGCTGATTCAAATGGCGGAAACCTCATTACGATGATAGATCAGACAACTTTAAAAATGAGCAAGTCCTTTAGGGATAAGATTGACGAGATTACTAGAAAACGATAG
- a CDS encoding DoxX family protein — MFQTTLQNFRIQLTKAKPMLLWLIGAYLSYKLMINGFRKFDPDGMWTKAFIKWGYPVWFRIFIGVLEILGGLLLLIPRTRHLGGIILAIVMIGALCTRLIFGTTLNDALAIAFNAIVFFYLASDHTKKGLI; from the coding sequence ATGTTTCAAACAACTCTTCAAAATTTCCGAATTCAACTCACCAAAGCTAAACCTATGTTGCTCTGGTTAATCGGGGCCTATTTATCATATAAGTTAATGATCAATGGCTTTCGCAAATTTGATCCCGATGGTATGTGGACCAAGGCATTTATAAAATGGGGCTACCCTGTTTGGTTTAGAATTTTTATAGGAGTGCTTGAAATTTTGGGCGGACTACTTTTGTTAATTCCCCGTACAAGGCATTTGGGCGGAATAATACTAGCCATTGTTATGATTGGGGCATTGTGTACACGGCTGATATTTGGAACAACTTTAAACGATGCGTTAGCAATAGCATTCAATGCTATTGTTTTTTTCTATCTGGCTTCAGATCACACAAAAAAGGGACTGATATAG
- the smc gene encoding chromosome segregation protein SMC, with protein sequence MQLTKLEIKGFKSFGDKVVINFDEGITGIVGPNGCGKSNVVDSIRWVLGEQKVKSLRSEKMDNIIFNGTKNRKPTQLAEVSLSFKNTKNLLPTEYSNVTITRRYYRSGESEYQLNGVTCRLKDITSLFLDTGIASNSYAIIELGMVDNILNDKDNSRRGLFEEAAGISKFKIRKKETLRKLNDTDADLDRVEDLLFEIDKNLKSLERQAKQAKKYYQIKEDYKTYSVELAKSTLQQQKEKLESLKKSTEQNNDKKISLNKQLAEKEAQAEKSKADLVSKEKTLATRQKTLNEHVNKIRQYESEKKIKNERLRFLNDRSDSLKEIIEQDRKSSERASFSISSLSNEKLSSEKILSEVFHKLETLKRDFEEEKAKNEALKNEGEELNQNFINKKEEVYQLIKSLEIKSIQVSSLKQELEKAATDTSTKTENLQNFEKRISEIELEKKEKQEQYDYLKSKDEELKNRITHSEKTIEVIKEELTQVNRKLDASQNEYNLTKSLVDNLEGFPEAIKFLKKETSWSKNAPLLSDILTCPEEYRVTVENYLESYMNYYIVDTEAEAFKAINILSDAAKGKAHFFVLDRFEKFKPTQTDFIENAVAATEVVEYDPKYKKLIGYILDNVYISSFEDPQGTDHRDTVLITKNGKVIDRQFSISGGSVGLFEGKRIGRAKNLEKLSASIKKLTAKLNEVKSNLEEKVSDLNRLKENNFEEQLEVVQVELAQIKEEHVSFVTKQEQFSNLLTENTNKSEDILENINVLNEEIAELTPKKETEQKLLEELELKNTSFKAELSSYNDQLNEKSTAFNQENILYHQQQNKVASIEQEISHKQGNLDSAKERIEKNQSELKQTDEEVRQLIEKSDSNDDQLIEMYEEKDSIEVAVTEAEKDYYAERELIETVEKEAREIQREREQTDVNIMEVQNELNETRLQLSSVKERLSVEFNIDIDQLLIDGKEDEEKTAALKDLSEEELRAHVEKLKSRMDTMGPINPMAMEAYEEIKERHDFIISQKEDLIKAKESLMETISEIDAVAKDTFVEAFENIKTNFIRVFRSLFTEEDQCDLRLSNPDDPLESTIEIMAKPKGKRPLSINQLSGGEKTLTATALLFAIYLIKPAPFCIFDEVDAPLDDANIDKFNNIIREFSSESQFIIVTHNKRTMISTDVIYGVTMVEQGVSRVVPVDLKELA encoded by the coding sequence ATGCAACTGACCAAGTTAGAGATTAAAGGATTCAAAAGTTTTGGTGACAAAGTGGTCATCAACTTTGATGAAGGGATTACAGGAATTGTAGGGCCTAATGGCTGTGGCAAGTCCAATGTAGTAGACTCCATCCGTTGGGTACTGGGAGAGCAAAAGGTAAAGTCCCTACGCTCAGAGAAGATGGACAATATCATCTTCAACGGAACCAAAAACCGTAAACCCACCCAATTGGCAGAAGTATCACTTTCATTCAAAAACACTAAAAACCTCCTCCCTACCGAATACTCCAATGTAACCATCACCAGACGATATTATCGTTCCGGAGAAAGTGAATACCAACTCAATGGCGTCACCTGTAGATTGAAAGATATCACCAGCTTATTCCTCGATACGGGTATTGCGTCCAATAGCTATGCTATCATCGAATTGGGTATGGTAGATAACATCCTAAACGACAAAGACAACTCAAGACGTGGGCTGTTCGAAGAGGCGGCAGGTATTTCTAAGTTTAAAATCCGAAAAAAAGAGACACTACGAAAGCTCAATGATACCGATGCAGATTTGGATCGTGTGGAAGATTTACTTTTCGAAATTGACAAAAACCTAAAGTCGCTAGAGCGACAGGCCAAACAAGCCAAGAAGTACTATCAAATCAAAGAGGACTATAAAACCTATAGCGTAGAGCTAGCCAAGTCCACTTTGCAACAGCAAAAGGAGAAACTAGAAAGTTTAAAAAAATCTACCGAGCAGAACAACGATAAAAAAATCAGCCTCAATAAACAGCTAGCAGAAAAGGAAGCACAAGCTGAAAAGTCTAAAGCTGATTTGGTAAGCAAAGAAAAAACGCTCGCTACTCGACAAAAAACGCTCAACGAGCATGTCAATAAAATCAGGCAATACGAGAGCGAAAAGAAAATTAAAAATGAACGCCTTCGCTTTTTGAATGATAGAAGTGATAGTTTGAAAGAAATCATAGAGCAGGATAGAAAAAGTAGCGAAAGAGCCTCTTTCTCTATTTCTAGCTTGAGCAATGAAAAACTCTCTTCAGAAAAGATATTAAGCGAAGTCTTTCACAAGCTGGAAACACTAAAGCGAGATTTCGAAGAGGAAAAGGCTAAAAATGAAGCTCTTAAAAATGAAGGTGAAGAGCTCAACCAAAACTTCATCAACAAAAAAGAAGAAGTATATCAGCTGATCAAGTCTTTGGAGATCAAGTCGATCCAAGTGAGTTCACTAAAACAAGAACTAGAAAAGGCCGCTACAGATACGTCTACAAAAACAGAAAATCTCCAGAATTTCGAGAAGCGAATCTCTGAAATTGAGCTTGAAAAGAAGGAAAAGCAAGAGCAATACGACTATCTGAAATCAAAAGATGAGGAACTCAAAAACAGAATCACTCATTCCGAAAAAACAATAGAAGTAATCAAAGAAGAATTGACTCAAGTCAATAGAAAACTTGACGCTTCGCAAAACGAATACAACCTTACCAAATCGCTCGTAGATAATCTTGAGGGCTTCCCTGAGGCGATTAAATTCCTAAAAAAGGAAACCAGTTGGAGTAAAAATGCACCACTGCTATCTGACATCCTGACTTGTCCTGAGGAGTATCGCGTGACTGTAGAAAACTATCTGGAGTCGTACATGAACTACTACATAGTCGACACCGAAGCCGAAGCATTCAAAGCCATTAATATCCTAAGCGATGCTGCAAAAGGGAAAGCACATTTCTTTGTTTTGGATCGATTTGAGAAATTCAAACCTACTCAAACTGATTTTATTGAAAATGCGGTGGCTGCTACGGAAGTAGTAGAATACGATCCTAAATACAAAAAACTTATCGGGTATATACTCGACAATGTGTACATCAGCAGTTTCGAAGATCCCCAAGGCACGGATCATAGAGACACCGTCTTGATTACCAAAAACGGCAAAGTCATCGACCGACAATTTAGTATATCAGGTGGCTCAGTAGGGTTGTTTGAAGGAAAGCGAATCGGTCGAGCAAAAAATCTTGAGAAGCTGTCTGCCTCAATTAAGAAATTGACCGCTAAGCTCAATGAAGTAAAGTCCAACCTGGAGGAAAAAGTATCGGATCTGAACCGCCTCAAAGAAAATAATTTTGAGGAGCAGTTAGAAGTGGTTCAAGTAGAATTGGCTCAAATCAAAGAAGAACATGTCTCCTTTGTGACGAAACAAGAGCAATTTTCAAATCTCCTTACAGAAAACACTAATAAGAGCGAGGACATCCTAGAGAACATCAATGTACTCAATGAAGAGATTGCTGAGCTTACTCCAAAGAAAGAAACAGAGCAAAAATTGCTTGAAGAGCTTGAATTGAAAAACACAAGCTTTAAAGCGGAATTGAGTTCTTACAACGACCAGCTCAACGAAAAATCTACTGCTTTCAATCAAGAAAACATACTCTATCATCAGCAGCAGAATAAGGTAGCGAGTATAGAACAAGAGATTTCGCACAAGCAAGGAAATCTAGATTCCGCCAAAGAGCGCATTGAAAAAAACCAATCAGAATTAAAACAGACAGACGAAGAAGTTCGTCAACTGATTGAAAAATCTGACTCTAATGACGACCAACTCATCGAAATGTATGAGGAGAAGGACTCGATTGAGGTAGCTGTAACCGAGGCAGAAAAAGACTACTATGCCGAAAGAGAGCTGATCGAAACAGTAGAAAAAGAAGCACGAGAAATTCAGCGCGAACGTGAACAAACCGACGTGAACATCATGGAGGTGCAGAACGAACTCAACGAAACTCGTCTTCAATTATCCAGCGTCAAAGAGCGACTCTCCGTAGAGTTTAATATCGACATAGACCAACTTCTCATAGACGGTAAAGAAGACGAAGAAAAAACGGCAGCACTGAAAGACTTGAGCGAAGAAGAGCTTCGAGCACATGTAGAAAAACTAAAAAGCCGAATGGATACCATGGGGCCAATCAACCCGATGGCGATGGAAGCTTATGAAGAAATTAAAGAGCGACATGATTTCATCATCAGCCAAAAAGAAGACTTGATAAAAGCCAAAGAGTCTTTGATGGAAACTATCAGTGAAATCGATGCAGTGGCTAAAGATACTTTCGTTGAAGCCTTTGAAAATATCAAAACCAATTTCATCAGAGTATTTAGATCACTATTCACCGAAGAAGATCAATGTGATCTGCGTTTATCTAACCCAGACGATCCTTTAGAATCAACCATTGAGATCATGGCTAAGCCAAAAGGTAAACGGCCATTGAGTATTAATCAGCTCTCTGGAGGAGAAAAAACACTCACGGCAACCGCTTTGCTTTTCGCCATTTATCTAATCAAACCTGCTCCATTCTGTATTTTCGATGAGGTAGACGCACCTTTGGATGATGCCAATATCGATAAGTTCAACAATATCATTCGAGAATTTTCGAGCGAATCTCAATTCATCATTGTGACGCACAACAAACGTACGATGATCTCTACCGATGTTATTTACGGTGTAACTATGGTTGAGCAGGGTGTTTCTCGTGTAGTTCCTGTTGACCTAAAAGAATTGGCTTAA
- a CDS encoding N(5)-(carboxyethyl)ornithine synthase, translating into MNLLTMGVIGTSKKQDERRVPIHPEHLNRLPENIRKQLIFEKGYGKPFNITDEEIRTKTGGIATRSEILSDIGSAIIAKPVQSDLEDMKSEGVLWGYPHCAQQEAITQIAIDKKLTLIAFEDMYVWHPSGQIGRHTFYKNNEMAGYSAVIHALQLKGIDGHYGNQRKVIIFSFGAVSRGAIYALKAHGFRDITICIQRPDHEVREEVLDVHYSRIRKGKKGEPRLMVAEHDGTERPLMDLIKESEIIINGTYQDTDDPIDYVKESEKNNLKPGTLIIDVSCDEGMGFYCAKPTTFQDPIISVDHIDYYAVDHTPSYYWESASRSISAALIVHLPSVIEGRSSWKNNKTIQNAINIDNGTIVKDHVLRFQNRENEYPHLVRK; encoded by the coding sequence ATGAATTTATTAACCATGGGTGTAATCGGTACATCCAAAAAACAAGACGAGCGTCGTGTACCCATCCATCCCGAACACCTCAACAGACTGCCAGAAAATATTCGCAAGCAGCTCATTTTTGAAAAAGGCTACGGAAAACCATTCAACATCACCGACGAAGAAATCCGCACTAAAACTGGTGGGATAGCCACCCGAAGCGAAATACTATCTGATATTGGCTCAGCCATCATAGCAAAACCGGTTCAATCAGACCTTGAAGACATGAAATCTGAAGGTGTGCTTTGGGGCTACCCACATTGCGCACAGCAAGAAGCCATAACGCAAATTGCTATTGATAAAAAATTAACTCTCATTGCGTTTGAGGATATGTACGTTTGGCATCCATCCGGGCAAATAGGCAGACACACCTTTTATAAAAACAATGAAATGGCTGGATACAGTGCTGTGATACATGCACTTCAGCTTAAAGGCATCGACGGCCACTATGGCAATCAGAGAAAGGTTATTATTTTTAGCTTCGGGGCAGTCAGTCGAGGAGCCATCTATGCACTAAAAGCCCATGGTTTCAGAGATATCACCATTTGTATTCAGCGCCCGGATCATGAAGTCAGAGAAGAAGTACTTGATGTTCACTATTCACGAATAAGAAAAGGCAAAAAAGGCGAACCTCGATTGATGGTCGCAGAACATGATGGGACCGAAAGGCCACTGATGGACCTCATCAAGGAATCAGAAATTATCATCAATGGCACCTATCAAGACACCGATGATCCAATAGATTATGTGAAAGAGAGTGAAAAAAATAACTTAAAGCCCGGCACGCTGATCATAGATGTAAGTTGTGATGAAGGCATGGGGTTTTATTGCGCGAAACCTACCACTTTTCAAGACCCTATCATATCTGTGGATCACATCGACTACTACGCCGTGGATCATACACCGAGCTACTATTGGGAAAGTGCGTCTCGATCAATTTCTGCTGCACTCATTGTGCACCTTCCATCTGTCATAGAAGGACGAAGCAGCTGGAAGAATAACAAGACCATTCAAAACGCCATCAATATTGACAATGGCACCATTGTAAAAGATCATGTTTTGAGATTTCAAAATAGAGAAAATGAATATCCACATTTGGTGAGAAAGTAG